ACCAGTTCTGGTCCGCCGACGCCACCGAGGAAATCCGCGTCCCCATCGGCCGCACCGGCGCCACCAAACTCCAATACCTCGCCCTCGGCCGCGGCACCCGCCAGCACGGCCTCGTCGCCGGCAAAACCGGCTCCGGCAAATCCACCCTCTTCCACGTCATCATCACCAACCTCGCCCTCTGGTACAGCCCCGACGAGGTCGAGTTCTACCTCGTCGACTTCAAAAAGGGCGTCGAATTCAAATGCTACGCCACCCACAAACTCCCCCACGCACGCGTCGTCGCCATCGAAAGCGACCGCGAATTCGGCCTCAGCGTGCTCCAACGCGTAGACGAGGAACTGCGCCGGCGCGGCGACCTGTTCCGCAAACTCGGCGTCCAGGACCTCCCCGGCTACCGCCGCCTCAACCCACCCGAACCGCTCCCGCGCATCCTCCTCCTCATCGACGAATTCCAGGAGTTCTTCGTCGAGGACGACCGCATCGCCCAAACCGCCGCACTCCTGCTCGACCGCATCGTCCGACAGGGCCGCGCCTTCGGCATCCACGTCCTGCTCGGCTCCCAAACCCTCGGCGGCGCCTACACCCTCGCCCGCTCCACCATGGGCCAAATGGTCGTCCGCATCGCCCTCCAATGCAACGAAGCCGACGCCCTCCTCATCCTCAACGAAGACAACCCCGCCCCGCGCCACCTCACACGCCCCGGCGAGGCCATCTACAACGACGAAGGCGGCGCCCTCCAGGGCAACAGCCCCTTCCAGGTCGTCTGGCTCCCCGAGGACGAACGCGACCATTGGCTCCGCCAAATCCGCCAACTGGCCGAAAACCATCCCCACCACGGCCGCCGCTTCGCCGCACGCGAGCCCGTCGTCTTCGAAGGCAACGCACCCGCTCACATCGATTCCAACCGCCCCCTCCGCCAACTCCTCTCGGCACCCGCACTCCAACCCTCAACCACACCGCGACTCTGGCTCGGCGAACCCAACGCCATCAAGGGCCCCACCGAAATCACCTTCCGCCGCCAGAGCGGGAATCACCTCCTCATCATCGGACCCCGCGACGAACCCGCCTTCACCATGCTCGCCCTCGCCCCCATCATGCTCGCCGCCCAACTCCCCCGCCACGCCGCACGCTTCTACTTCTTCGATGCCAGCCCGCCCGACGCACCCGAAACCCGCCTGCTCCAAAACCTCCTGCCCCAACTCCCACACCCCGCCCACCTCGTCCGACCCTCCGACACCGACCACACCCTCCGCGCCCTCCTGGCCGAAATCCAACAACGCACCGAAAACCCCGCCCCGGACCAGCCCCAACTCTTCCTCCTCGTCCACCGCATCCAGTACCACAAAAAACTCCGCTACGACGAGGACGCAGCCTTCGCCCTCGACTCCGACGCCGCCACCGAACACCCCGGCCTCATCTTCGACCGCCTCATCACCCAGGGCGGTAACCTCGGTTGCCACGTCCTCCTCACGTGCGACACCTACGCCAACCTCCTCCGCCAGCTCAGCCGCAAGGCCATCGCCGAATTCGAACTGCGCGTCCTCTTCCAAATGAGCGCCAACGACTCCGCCAGCCTCATCGACTCACCCCAGGCCAACCGCCTCGGCCTCCACCGCGCCCTCCTCTTCCACGGACAGGAAGGCTGGATCGAAACCTTCCGACCCTACGCATTGCCCGACCCCGCCTGGTTCCAACACGCCCTCCAACAACTCGCCCGACTCCACGCCGTCCCCGTCGAAGGCACACCCTGAGCCCGCACCCCCTCCATGCTCATCGCCTTCCACAAGCCCTGCGGCGTCCTCTCCCAATTCACACCCGATCACCCCGGCCAATTGACCCTCGCACAGTTCGGGTTCCCACCCCGCGTCTACCCCATCGGCCGCCTCGACGCCGACTCCGAAGGCCTTCTCCTCCTCTCCGATGAACCCGCCCTCACCGCACGTATCCTCGACCCGCGCCACGCACACCCGCGCGAATACTGGGTCCAAATCGAACGCATCCCAACCCCGGAAACCCTCCGCCAGCTCGAACGCGGCGTGCGCATCGGCAACCACCTCACCCGACCCTGCCGCGCCCGTTTCCTCGAACCACCACCCCAAATCCTCCCGCCCGAAGCCGACCCCGCCCAACACCCCATCGCCCTCGGCCCCCAGCCCCCGTTCATCCTGCCCGCACGCAACCCGCCCGTCCGATACCGCAAAACCGTGCCGGATTGCTGGATCGCCCTCGAACTCCACGAAGGCAAAAACCGACAGGTCCGCCGCATGACCGCCGCCGTCGGACACCCCACCCTCCGCCTCATCCGCGTCCGCATCGGCCAATTCTGGCTCGGTTCCCTTCCCCCGGGTCACTGGCGCATCCTCACCCCCGCCGAACGCCAGGCCGTCCTCGCCCGACCCTGAGGACGCCCCCAACCCGTCCCCGCCCCCGCAACCGTGAAAACCAGCCAACACCCGGGGTCGGACCCGCCCGGCGCGGCCACCGCACACCGGGTTTTACACGGACACAAGCCCCGTACATCCAAACAATCCTTCTAACCAACCCGGCACCGCCCAACCACCACCCAACCAATCGCCCCAACCCCTACCACCAGTGCCTGCGCCCTTCCTCGTGCGAACCTCCTTTGCTACGATCGCCGCGCGCAACACAAACCGCAGCACCCCATGACAGCACGGCCAACAACACCACTGACCCTCGCAATGAAAGGGCAATGGCCCAATCCTCCAGGGACCAACTCCATCCCACAGGAAGCCCACCAAACCTCAACACCCGGAAACACCTCCCTCCCGGTACAACCCTGAACCGCTGCACCAACTCTTCACCATGCCCAAAACCAGAACCAGGCAAAACAGCTCGAAAAACCGCCCCGCCTCCACGGGGGCCAACCTCGGTTTCGAGCCCAGCCTCTGGCAGGCAGCAAATGCCCTCCGCGGCTCGATGGACGCGGCCGAATACAAGCACGTGGTGCTCGGCCTCATCTTCCTGAAGTACATCTCCGACGCCTTCGAGGAGCACCGCAAGCGGCTCGAGCAGGAGCCCTACGCGGACCCGGAAGACCCCGACGAGTACCGGGCCGCGAACGTCTTCTGGGTACCGCCCGAAGCCCGCTGGGAGCGGCTTCAGCAGAACGCCCGCCAGCCCACCATCGGGCAAATCGTGGACGAGGCCATGGAGGCCGTGGAACAAGACAACCCGTCCCTCAAGGGGGTCCTCCCCAAGGACTACGCCCGCCCGGCCCTCGACAAGCAGCGACTCGGCCACCCGCCAGACAGAAAAAGCCGCTGCGGGACCGCCGTGGGGCGGTGCTCTTCATCGACGCCCGCCGGATGGGCCGGATGGTGCACCGCGTCCAGCGGGAGCTCACCAAGGAGGAGATCCAGAACATTGCCCGCACCTACCACGCCTGGCGGGGCGAACAGGACACGGGCCAGCACTGGGACGTCCCCGGTTTCTGCAAGAGCGCCACGCTGGAGGAGATCCGCCAGCACGGGTACGTTCACCCCGGGACGATATGTGGGCACGGTGGTGGATGTCGGACACGACAAGCCCTTTGACGAGACGATGCGCCGCCTCACCGCACAGCTCCGTGACCAGATGGCCATGGCCGGACGGCTGGCGGAAGCGATCTGGCGGAGCCAAGAGGGACTTCGCTATGACCCTTGAACAACTACTCAGAGAAAAGCGTGAAGACATCTTGCTCGTTTGCGCCAGGTACGGCGCGCGGAATGTCCGCGTCTTCGGTTCGGTGGCGCGTGGGGAAGCGGACGCACAAAGCGACCTGGACTTCCTTGTCGAGCTGGAACCGGGGCGGACCCTCTTCGACCTGGGCGGGCTCCAATACGATCTGGAGCAACTGCTCGGCTGCCCGGTGGACGTCGTGACCGAACGCGGGCTCAAGGTGCGGATCCGTGACCGCGTGGTTCAGGAGTCGGTGCCGCTGTGAGAGACCCCAAAGAACGGATACGGGACATCCTGGAGTCGATCGCGGCCATTGAGCGCTATCTGGATAGAGGCCGGGCCGCCTTCGAGCAGGACGAGCTCCTGCAGGGCTGGTTTGTCCGGCACCTGCAGATCATCGGCGAGGCCGCAAGGGCACTGCCCGAGGAAGTGCGGGCGTTGGCGCCCGACATTGAGTGGACCAAAATCATCGGTATGCGCAATGTCCTGGTCCACGGCTATTTCGATATCGACCGGGATCTCGTCTGGGATACTGCCCGGCGCGACGTCCCGGCACTCAAACCTCCCATGGAACGATTGCTGAAACGATTGGAGGAGCCGGGGTATGGCCGCTGAATCCAACAAGCCGAAACCACAGAGAGTCCCGGCAGATTCGCCCCTGCCACCGCCCGGTTGAATCGCCCAATTGTGCAAGAGGGTCTTGCCCAAATCTCATGGCTCCACAACTGCGTGCTGCTGGATAAAGTGAAAGATCCCCAAGCCCACTGGGAGTGCCTGCGGCAGAACCCCCTCCAGCCCACCATCGGTCAGATGGTGGACGAGGCCATGGAGGCGGTGGCACGAGACAACCCGCCCCTCAAGGGCCTGCTGGCCAGGGACTACGCCTACCCGGCCCTGAACAACCAGCGACTCGGCCACCCGCCGGACAGAAAAAGCCGCTGTGGGACCGCCGGGGGGCGGTGCTCTTCATCGACGCCCGCCGGATGGGCCGGATGATGGACCGCGTCCCTCGGGAACTCACCAAGGAGGAGATCCAGAACATTGCCCGCACCAACCACGCCTGGCAGGGCGAACACAACGCGGGCCAGCACCGGGAAATCCCCGGCTTCTGCAAGAACCCAACGCTCAAGGAGGTGCGCAAGCACGGCCAGGTCCGTACCCCCGCCGGCATGTCGGTGCCGAAGTCCGCGACGATGATCATGAGCCCTTTGGGGAGAAGATGGCGCGGCTCGGGAAGCAACTCCAAAAACAGCAGGCAGAGGCAGCAAGAGCTGGAAGCGGCCATCGAAGCCATGCCGCGCATGCCGGGGTTTTCAATGCAACGTTGATTCGATGCCGAACGGCTTTCTATGGTAAACGCAGCGTTTAGCTCAGGGGCCGCTCCTGCGCCATGATCAACGCGACCCATAACAAGACCACACGCGCAGGTCGTTCTGTGCGCCAGCCCGCTGGTTACCGCGCCTTCATCCCCGCGCCGCTGCCGCCCGACCCTCCTCTCGCCCTGTCCGGCTCCTTGCAGGAGGCGCCCTCCGCTGCCGACTGCGCCTTGGGACGGTTGGATGGCGCCGTGCTCACCCTGCCCAATCCCGATCTGTTCGTATTCATGTACGTGCGCAAGGAGGCCGTGCTCTCCAGCCGGATCGAAGGCACCGGGTCGTCGTTACAAAACCTGCCGGCCGCCGAGGCGCAACTGTTCGATCCCGAAATGCCCAAAGGCGTGCAGGAAGTGGCCAACTACGTGCGTGCCCTGAACCATGGCCTCGCGCGCCCGGCCGAGCTGCCGGTGTCGGTGCGGTTGATCCGCGAAATTCACGCCATGCTGATGGCAGGGCTGCGCGGCGGGCGGCTCACACCGGGGGAACTGCGCACGAGTCAAAACTGGATCGGCCCGGCGGGTGCCACGCCCAGCACGGCCACGTTCGTCCCCCCGCCGCCGCACAAAGTGTCGCAGGCACTCGCGTACCTCGAAAGATTCCTCCTCAGCGACCCAAGTCTGCCGCCACTCATCCAGGTGGGCCGGGCCCATGCCCGGTTCGAGACCATCCACCCTTTGCTCGACGGCAACGGCCGCCCCGGGCGACTTTTGATCACCTTTCTCCTCACCGAAAAACGCCTCCTCAGGAAGCCCGTGCTCTACCTCTCGCATTATTTCAAACGACACCGGGCCGGGTACTATGACCGCCCGCAAGCCGTGCGCGACGCGGGCGATTGGGAGGGCTGGCTCGAATTCTTCCTGCGCGGCGTGGCCGAAGTCAGTGCCGCGGCCACAGCCACCGCCGCCGCCATCCTGCGTATGCGTGAGGACTATCGAAACCGCATCACCGAACACCTCGGTCGTGCTGCCGCCAACGGCCACCGTGGGATGGACCACTTGTTTGACCACCTCATCATCACAATGGCCACCGTGCGCGACTGGCTCGGGATCACCCCCGTTGGCGCAAACCAGATCGTCAACCGCCTCGAAGCAATCGGCCTGCTGCGCGAAATCACCGGCCACGCGCGCAACCGGCGGTTTCGTTTCGAACCGTACCTCGAGCTATTCGAGGAACCGGAGGAAGCGCAACCGTGAACACGTTGCAACCTTTCTGGAGGAACGTTTGACATGGAAAACGGCCAACTCACCTGGATCACCAACTTCATCTGGGGCATTGCCGACGATGTCCTGCGCGACCTCTACGTGCGCGGCAAGTACCGCGACGTCATTCTCCCCATGACCGTCATCCGCCGACTGGACGCGGTCCTGGAACCCACCAAACAGGCGGTGC
This genomic window from Limisphaera ngatamarikiensis contains:
- a CDS encoding N-6 DNA methylase is translated as MVHRVQRELTKEEIQNIARTYHAWRGEQDTGQHWDVPGFCKSATLEEIRQHGYVHPGTICGHGGGCRTRQAL
- a CDS encoding HepT-like ribonuclease domain-containing protein, with protein sequence MRDPKERIRDILESIAAIERYLDRGRAAFEQDELLQGWFVRHLQIIGEAARALPEEVRALAPDIEWTKIIGMRNVLVHGYFDIDRDLVWDTARRDVPALKPPMERLLKRLEEPGYGR
- a CDS encoding pseudouridine synthase, translated to MLIAFHKPCGVLSQFTPDHPGQLTLAQFGFPPRVYPIGRLDADSEGLLLLSDEPALTARILDPRHAHPREYWVQIERIPTPETLRQLERGVRIGNHLTRPCRARFLEPPPQILPPEADPAQHPIALGPQPPFILPARNPPVRYRKTVPDCWIALELHEGKNRQVRRMTAAVGHPTLRLIRVRIGQFWLGSLPPGHWRILTPAERQAVLARP
- a CDS encoding nucleotidyltransferase family protein — translated: MTLEQLLREKREDILLVCARYGARNVRVFGSVARGEADAQSDLDFLVELEPGRTLFDLGGLQYDLEQLLGCPVDVVTERGLKVRIRDRVVQESVPL
- a CDS encoding Fic family protein, with the translated sequence MINATHNKTTRAGRSVRQPAGYRAFIPAPLPPDPPLALSGSLQEAPSAADCALGRLDGAVLTLPNPDLFVFMYVRKEAVLSSRIEGTGSSLQNLPAAEAQLFDPEMPKGVQEVANYVRALNHGLARPAELPVSVRLIREIHAMLMAGLRGGRLTPGELRTSQNWIGPAGATPSTATFVPPPPHKVSQALAYLERFLLSDPSLPPLIQVGRAHARFETIHPLLDGNGRPGRLLITFLLTEKRLLRKPVLYLSHYFKRHRAGYYDRPQAVRDAGDWEGWLEFFLRGVAEVSAAATATAAAILRMREDYRNRITEHLGRAAANGHRGMDHLFDHLIITMATVRDWLGITPVGANQIVNRLEAIGLLREITGHARNRRFRFEPYLELFEEPEEAQP
- a CDS encoding N-6 DNA methylase translates to MLFIDARRMGRMMDRVPRELTKEEIQNIARTNHAWQGEHNAGQHREIPGFCKNPTLKEVRKHGQVRTPAGMSVPKSATMIMSPLGRRWRGSGSNSKNSRQRQQELEAAIEAMPRMPGFSMQR